A single region of the Rattus rattus isolate New Zealand chromosome 8, Rrattus_CSIRO_v1, whole genome shotgun sequence genome encodes:
- the LOC116907890 gene encoding 60S ribosomal protein L36a-like: MVNVPKTRRTFCKKCGKQQPHEVTQHKKGKDSLYAQGKRRYDRKQSGYGGQTKPIFHKKAKTTKKIVLRLAWVEPNCRSQRMLGIKRCKHFELGGDKKRKGQGIQF, encoded by the coding sequence ATGGTGAACGTTCCTAAGACCCGCCGGACATTCTGCAAGAAATGCGGGAAGCAGCAGCCCCACGAGGTGACGCAGCACAAGAAGGGCAAGGATTCTTTGTATGCCCAGGGAAAGCGGCGttatgacaggaaacagagtggcTACGGCGGGCAGACTAAGCCCATTTTCCACAAAAAGGCTAAAACTACAAAGAAGATTGTGCTGAGACTGGCGTGGGTTGAGCCCAACTGCAGATCTCAGAGGATGCTGGGTATTAAGAGATGCAAACATTTTGAACTAGGGggtgacaagaagagaaagggccaagGGATCCAGTTCTAA